Genomic segment of Mixophyes fleayi isolate aMixFle1 chromosome 4 unlocalized genomic scaffold, aMixFle1.hap1 SUPER_4_unloc_4, whole genome shotgun sequence:
TCTGCTGAGGAAGGGGAACTATGCGGAGCGTGTGGGAGCTGGCGCCCCGGTGTATCTGGCAGCGGTGCTGGAGTACCTGACTGCTGAGATTCTGGAGCTGGCTGGGAATGCCgcccgtgataacaagaagacccgCATCATCCCCCGTCACCTACAGCTGGCTGTGCGCAACGATGAAGAGCTCAACAAGCTACTCGGTGGGGTGACTATCGCCCAAGGAGGagtcctgcccaacatccaggccgtCCTACTGCCCAAGAAAACCGAGAGCCATAAACCAACCAAGAGCAAGTAATTTCCTGCTGGATAATTGTccccacaacacaaaggctcttttcagagccacccaccccGTCCCTAAAGAGCTGATCCACGACTATAACATCCCGCTTTAGCTGTGTGTTAACTCGAGTTAGACGAGGTTACATTGTAATGCTCGTTAGATAACGGACACAGTTGAACTAAACTCCCCCATCCAGATTGGCGGTGTCGTCTATTAAACAAAAGTGAACCATATATGGCACTGTCACGGTGCACTGACGTTACGTTTAAACAAGCTGCAGACACTTTATAATAAGACGGCAGGAGTCAGTATATACGGCTATAATCTCTTTTCTCGCACCACCGCCGGAAAGAAACAGCTACTCTAGAGCTCAGCTTCATAGCGCACACATCCACCCCCATAGAGTAACAGAAAAGTGTGTGTGGAGGggaatatatactatatagctcTGTCGAGACCgagtgggtggctctgaaaagagcctttgtgtgatTGACAGGAGTGCGGCTCCAAGTTACTTCTTCTTAGGAGCAGCCTTCTTCggcttagctgcctttttagccgggctcttggctactttgggcttagctgcctttttagccGGACTCTTAGCCactttgggcttagctgcctttttagccgggctcttggccgCCTTCTTGGGTTTCACAGCAGGTTTCGGCTTCTTAGGGCTTTTTACTGCTTTCTTGGCTGCTGCCGGTTTCTTGGCCTTTTTCGGGCTCTTGGCTGCGCTGGGAGACTTCTTCGGGGACTTGGGCACTTTCTTGGCTGCCGCTTTCTTGGGTTTAACCACCGCCACCTTCTTCTTAGCTGCCTTATCCttgctctccagctgcttcttGTTCAGCTTGAAGGAACCGGAGGCGCCGCTGCCTTTCACCTGGATCAGGGTCTCTTTCGTCACCAAGCTCTTGAGCGCCACTTTCAGGCGGCTGTTATTCTTCTCCACATCGTAACCTCCAGCAGCGAGGGTCTTCTTCAGGGCGGCCAGGGAAACACCGCTGCGCTCCTTGGATGCGGACACGCATTTAACAATCTGCTCAGACACGCTTGGACCGGACGTTTTGTTGCCCTTCTTGGAGCTTCCTGCAGCTGCTTTCTTCGGCTGACGCTTTCCCTTGACGGGGGCCTCTGCTGGAGCAGCGGGCGCTGCGGCGGGAGCTGTCTCTGACATTTTCCGTGCACCAAATAGAAACAaaacttttacatgcagataatcATCAACTGAGTTGTTATATAGAGCCCAGGAATGCGAAGCCATTGGCTGTGGTGAAGAGCCAATCATGTGCGCAGATTCCGGGGGTATTGTTACCACGCCCATTATCCTCATGGACGCCGTTCTAGAATGTCGGCTCCCGCTTTGTGTTTCTATGGCTGAAAGAAATGAGTTTAATATGAAGTGTAATAATACCGGCTCGTTGTCCTTTATTTCATCAGCACATTGTGACGCCCTTTCgtcgtgtgtagactttttatattgagGAACCCCGGGCAAATACACTGAAAATACACCCAACACCCCCATCTCCCTAAATCTCCTCTCTGTATCTTAACTTATGATCAAATACGTGGATGCGCCCAAAGAAAGCTCCCGGATCCCCCAGTGACTGAGCAGAGTAAACCTTCCTACTTctccttttatgtcatgtttcacTTCTCACGTCTTATTTCTACCTTTTTAAACCTTCAGACTCGTGTGAGACTGTCACGTTACACAGATGTTCCATACTGACAGGCATACAGTCATGCATCACAATCGTCAGCTCTGTATATGTCCAGTAATCACTATTCCCGATTTAACATTTGCGACAGTCTCCTACCAGACAACACTGAAAGGATGGTCACACGGCAGTTTGAACACGGAGCATGCAGAATGCAGCCACCGCCGCTGAATAAATGGTCACACACTGGTACAGAAAGTGAGTGAAAGTGCAAGCAGAGCTTTATTCCCAGCCTGAGAGCTCAGAAAACAGAAACATATACTGAGTTAACCGAACACATCTACGTTCTGCGTTCTAACAACAAAAGGTCGCCCTGATTGACATTACAGGACCAAAATATAATTGTACTACAACGGCCTGAAAACTGGCAGTGTTGGTATGACTCAGGAACCTGTTGCTTGGTGCTCCTCCCCTATTTCCCTCAAGTTCCCAATCAGGTCCGCCTCTCCTGTATAAAAGGACAGCTTGTCTAGCGTGTAACTTAGTTCGTTTGTTGTAGACGGAAAGAAGATTACCTTTGAACATGTCTGGCAGAGGGAAAGGCGGTAAAGGACTCGGAAAAGGAGGCGCCAAGAGGCACAGGAAAGTCTTGCGGGATAATATCCAGGGTATCACAAAGCCCGCGATCCGCCGCCTGGCTCGTAGAGGAGGTGTGAAGCGTATTTCTGGCCTCGTTTATGAAGAGACCCGTGGGGTGCTGAAGGTTTTCCTGGAGAACGTCATCCGGGACGCCGTCACCTACACTGAGCACGCCAAGCGGAAGACTGTCACCGCTATGGATGTGGTCTATGCTCTGAAGAGACAGGGCCGCACTCTGTATGGATTCGGAGGCTGAGCACTGACTCCTCTCGTCTAATTTCATTACACACACAAAGGTCCTTTTCAGGGCCGCCCATCTCTTCCATTAGAGAGCTGTAATATTGCCCTAGTACTCGGTAGAATGTGTGGAATTCTCCCCACTATATATCGGTGATCTGTTTAACTTTTGTATCCTCGAGGATACACGATTAGCTATTTGAAACATATGCAAAGGTGATCGCTGCGTGTCAGTGTTGCCTTAGAAAAGTTTGTTAATAAGAGACTATCGTGTCCTGCTGGTAACAATGCACGATTGTAAAGCATAccagattatataataattacatcTTGCACAGATACCTTTGCTGAGTAAATGTGACCAGTGGTATTGCAGTCTGTGTAAAACATTAAACGGTGCAACTCACGATTTGAACAATATATTATCTTTCCAGAAAACTCTAAATATGTGTCCCTATAATTGATATCTTGGTGCAGACTTTATAATATATGTGAGGTCTGGTAAGAGCAGGGAGATGGCATGAATGAAAGTAAAGTTTAAGTCAGCCTGGCTCATTCCCTCTTACATTTCAAAGGACAGCAGAAAGCATTCACCACAGAACTGGGTATTTGTTTTAATCATACATACAATAGTTTTAATTCATAGCATGGGACAATGTAGCACTGTGAAAATGGAGATGTGATTGCCACTGTTCATGCAGCGGTTATGatacatagtaaatataatatgtgaTTTGACACTGTATATTAAATCTGTTCTTTGTTTCAGTCTGTACACTTCCCTGCATTCTAAGAGAGACTGTTACAATGTGCCTCAATACAGATGTTAGTCCTGTTTTTGTATTGTGACATATTAGCTGTATAACTGACATATTAGCTGTATAACATTGTTCTCTCTTTATTAGGAGCGAAGATTAGGGGGAGAAATTATATTCATAATTAATGGACACATGTTTGTTAAGTATTAATATCAATTATAGGAAGTATATTTAGGAAGGATTAGATTTTTCTTATGTGGATTATAGGAAACATGCATGCGCTCTCGGATCACATGGTCCCTTTGTGTGTgattggcagcccccctctctgaTCTGGATCCCTGGTGTCTTGTTATGTGTTAAGAGTTACTTCAATGACAGGACATTGTTTACAGTGAAAGCTTTTGTCTCCTATAGCGGTTCATTGTAGCTTTAAAGTTATGTCATAGATGAGGTTGCTTTGCATTCCACTACATGTCACATAGTAGTACAGGCAACTTTATCCCTGATATCACATTTCATATATTTGGCTCATAATCTCGACAGCCAGCAAACCAGTCAGACAGCCAGCCACAGGGTTAACCAGGAGATAGGCATCGAGAAGCCCCGTCTGCCAATGGGTTACTTGCAATTGGGGATTTGGGGTTGGGGAAGTCACCCAACGAATGTCAGACAACAACTCTGCTAccactattttgcacatatgcgtGGCCCAATTTCTCCCCTGTTGCCTCATACTTTGCTACATGACAGTGTCAACCTCCACTCTAGCTGAGTGACCGCACTAATGAGTTCCAATGGGACAtccaggaactgtgtactgctgtctaccccaCCACCAGAACCAGGTGAGATCCTTACGGGACAGATCAGTGGCTTAGGCCAGAGTCTTTGGACCTGGAGAAGGAAGATGTGCTTGGGATAAGTCGAGACACTGAGTAATAAGGGTTAAATGTGTGCAAGAAGTGGCATAGTTTTATAACAACTGCGTTCAATACACCACTGGGTACACACCGTAAATTTTAGTGTTCAACTGCCAGGGAAGGGAGATGCAAGACCTATCTCTCACTCACATCCCCTGATAATGAAGAAAATGGAACCAACCAGCTGTGTCTAGCAGCAGTAACCACCAGTTGGGGGTAGCTCACAATGTGGTTAGCAAACGGTTGCACCAAGGTCTGTCGCTAGCAACGTCAGGAGCATGACGCTTGGGACAGAGGGTGCAGGTATGCATGAAGAGGCTGAGCTACAAGTTGAGTGATCGCTGACAGGTAACACCGTACGTAGTCTGAAG
This window contains:
- the LOC142111726 gene encoding histone H2A type 1-like, with protein sequence MSGRGKQGGKTRAKAKTRSSRAGLQFPVGRVHRLLRKGNYAERVGAGAPVYLAAVLEYLTAEILELAGNAARDNKKTRIIPRHLQLAVRNDEELNKLLGGVTIAQGGVLPNIQAVLLPKKTESHKPTKSK
- the LOC142111696 gene encoding histone H1.01-like — encoded protein: MSETAPAAAPAAPAEAPVKGKRQPKKAAAGSSKKGNKTSGPSVSEQIVKCVSASKERSGVSLAALKKTLAAGGYDVEKNNSRLKVALKSLVTKETLIQVKGSGASGSFKLNKKQLESKDKAAKKKVAVVKPKKAAAKKVPKSPKKSPSAAKSPKKAKKPAAAKKAVKSPKKPKPAVKPKKAAKSPAKKAAKPKVAKSPAKKAAKPKVAKSPAKKAAKPKKAAPKKK
- the LOC142111713 gene encoding histone H4-like, whose translation is MSGRGKGGKGLGKGGAKRHRKVLRDNIQGITKPAIRRLARRGGVKRISGLVYEETRGVLKVFLENVIRDAVTYTEHAKRKTVTAMDVVYALKRQGRTLYGFGG